The following proteins are co-located in the Camelina sativa cultivar DH55 chromosome 12, Cs, whole genome shotgun sequence genome:
- the LOC104732683 gene encoding uncharacterized protein LOC104732683: MGKMNMSVPNASARYRRASDSSSVPRPTSQLDGRRDHSSSGAGSAGKVSSRSRQSSDAPPRHQSQSLPLVRRSEGSGRDTEGVKGPPKRKDDASLERPDPSKKQRTLDFGWDFSHTSEARPFPNDSSACSELFRRIHFGPGRLPSVDQKKEAHAVADVAQASFEVCFCLFCSSTRFLNLFLSFHLFLSFFPSQLVARINRLTSRYERRVRDQEDDRSGASSYAEKIERLEAQLGEAVRSNQRLSDEASKFESQRRKWISERDDLKAKLEASDAAYNRMHLTLNSETKRLRDRREDFGYHERIKAFNEMAVRVQKLLAKHKRYAEAFKASMEKFLEYNQAVGNVQMLETLVDEGQIAVLEEGLKDKVVAVMTQLKGEVDDLDLPDITEADFDVSRIYSEPLPPVPEWIASPLSGDAEGGDDVREEGEFGSGGPEGNVGEQAKGDDRPAGGIEEQTVDRPTEELPRPLTPGCESPTADPAS; this comes from the coding sequence ATGGGTAAAATGAATATGAGTGTTCCCAACGCGTCTGCTCGTTATCGCCGAGCGTCGGACTCGTCTTCCGTTCCCCGTCCAACTTCCCAGTTGGATGGTCGACGTGATCACTCGTCCTCCGGTGCTGGTTCGGCCGGGAAGGTCTCCTCTCGATCACGTCAGTCGTCTGACGCACCTCCGAGACATCAATCCCAGTCCCTTCCTTTAGTTCGTCGCTCGGAGGGGTCTGGTCGTGATACGGAGGGTGTAAAGGGTCCTCCGAAAAGAAAAGACGACGCTAGCCTGGAACGACCTGACCCGTCAAAAAAGCAAAGGACGTTGGATTTTGGCTGGGATTTCTCGCACACGTCCGAAGCTCGTCCTTTCCCGAACGACTCTTCAGCTTGCTCTGAACTTTTCCGGAGGATCCATTTTGGGCCTGGTCGTTTGCCTTCGGTTGATCAGAAGAAGGAAGCGCATGCAGTTGCTGATGTGGCGCAAGCCTCCTTCGaggtgtgtttttgtttgttctgttcGTCGACTCGTTTTTTGAAcctgtttttgtcttttcatctGTTCTTATCCTTTTTTCCTTCTCAGCTTGTTGCCCGAATCAATCGCTTAACCTCGCGCTACGAACGCCGCGTTCGCGATCAGGAGGACGACCGGTCAGGAGCGTCGTCCTACGCAGAGAAGATTGAACGCCTCGAGGCCCAACTAGGGGAGGCTGTTCGGTCCAACCAAAGGCTTAGTGACGAAGCGTCAAAGTTTGAGAGTCAACGGCGCAAGTGGATCTCGGAGCGGGACGACCTGAAGGCAAAGCTTGAGGCGTCGGATGCGGCCTACAACAGGATGCACCTTACTCTCAACTCGGAGACAAAGAGGCTCAGAGATCGGCGGGAGGATTTCGGCTACCACGAGAGAATTAAAGCCTTTAACGAAATGGCCGTGCGCGTTCAGAAATTGCTGGCCAAACATAAGAGGTACGCCGAGGCATTCAAAGCGTCGATGGAGAAATTTCTCGAGTACAACCAAGCCGTCGGGAATGTCCAAATGCTCGAAACGCTCGTCGACGAGGGTCAAATCGCTGTGCTTGAGGAGGGGTTGAAGGACAAAGTCGTCGCCGTGATGACTCAACTGAAGGGTGAAGTTGATGATCTCGATCTCCCGGATATCACCGAGGCTGACTTTGACGTGTCCAGGATCTATTCTGAGCCACTTCCTCCGGTTCCAGAGTGGATCGCTTCCCCCCTTAGCGGCGATGCTGAAGGCGGTGACGACGTTAGGGAAGAAGGCGAGTTTGGCAGCGGGGGTCCTGAAGGGAACGTAGGCGAACAGGCAAAGGGTGACGATCGTCCTGCGGGTGGGATCGAAGAGCAGACCGTCGATCGTCCTACGGAAGAGCTCCCCCGTCCTTTGACTCCTGGTTGCGAGTCTCCGACTGCTGATCCGGCGTCATAA
- the LOC109128005 gene encoding GLABROUS1 enhancer-binding protein-like codes for MGDFSKQQLIDKVNKLKKRFRDSQARDTDDEELFRLSKAIWVYEENKDQTKCIVLKEDVPCAEHERVVRNANTEVNNGEEEDGVGDLCVIKHALEAAASYQSLSEDLRKFLLGNLKNVGANQRKELTDGWTALLAKDTELDIKKRTFFAKLVNMGFVSAP; via the exons ATGGGAGATTTCTCTAAGCAACAGCTAATAGATAAGGTTAACAAGTTGAAGAAGAGGTTTAGAGATAGTCAGGCGAGAGATACCGATGATGAAGAATTGTTCAGATTGTCAAAGGCCATATGGGTTTATGAGGAGAACAAGGACCAGACAAAG TGTATTGTGCTGAAGGAGGATGTGCCTTGTGCTGAGCACGAACGGGTGGTGAGAAATGCGAATACTGAGGTTAACAAtggtgaggaagaagatggtgtgGGTGATTTGTGTGTTATAAAGCACGCGCTTGAGGCGGCGGCATCATATCAGAGTTTAAGTGAAGATCTAAGGAAGTTTCTGCTTGGAAACTTGAAAAATGTTGGAGCTAATCAAAGAAAAGAGTTGACTGATGGATGGACAGCATTGCTTGCCAAGGACACGGAATTGGATATCAAGAAACGAACCTTCTTTGCAAAGCTTGTAAACATGGGATTTGTTTCTGCGCCTTAA